The DNA window CGATTGCCTGCGCCGTCGTCGCCAACGCTGCGCCGGGGTCGGCGCCGTCGCCGTGTACGGTGGCGGCGCAGCCGCTGGCGGCTGTTGCCGCACCCTGCAGCAAACGCCGCAGATGGTCCGAGGCCAAGGCCGGCTGATCGCAGCCGAGCACCAGCACCGAGGCCGCGTGCACGCCCAGCGCCCGCGCGGCACAGCGCAGGCTGCCGGCGAGGCCGTCTTGCCAGTCGGGATTCAGTACGCGCTCCACGTCCAATCCGGACAGCGCCACCGTCATCAGCTCGTGCGCGGCGCCTAGCACGACCACGGTTCGCGCCGCGCCGCTGGCCAGGCCCAGCCGTGCGGCGCGACGCAACAACGGCTCGCCGGCGCGGGTCAGCAACTGTTTGGGCCGGCCCAGCCGCCGGCTGCCGCCGGCGCCGAGCACCACCGCGACATGCGGCATGGCTCAGTCTCCGCCGTGGCGATGGCGCTGCAGTTGCGCGACCACGCTCAGCGCGATCGCCTCCGGTCCGTGGCCGCCCAGCGGCAGGCCGATCGGCGCATGCAGGCGCGGGCTCAGCGAATCGCGCGCCGAAGCCGGCAGCACCCGGAACAGGTCGTCGCGGCGCGCGAGCGGGCCGAGCAGGCCGACGAAACCGATCGCCTGTCCGCTCGGGCTGCCGCCAAGTTGCTCCAGCGCTTCGCGATCGAGTTCGAAATGATGGTGCATGACCACCGCCGCGTCGTGCGGCCGGGCCAGCGCCAGGGCCTGCGCCGGACCGCGTTCGACCGCGTGGTCGGCCAGGGCGGCCAGGCCCGTCCAGCGCGGCCGGCGTTCGACCAGGGTGGTCATCCAGCCCAGGGTGCGCAGCAGCGGCAGCAGGGCCGGCGTTTCCGGCCCGGCGCCGAGCACCAGCACCGACGGCGGCGCGGCGACCTCGAGCGACCAGGCCGCGGTCGCGGCGCCCGGCCACGGTGGCGTGTTGACCGGCAGGGTCCAGCGCAGGCGTTCGTCGCCGACTGCGGCGCGCAGCGCGCCGTCGCCGCGGATCTCCAGGCGCAGGTCGCCGTGACCGCGACGCCATTCGTCGACCAGCACCGGCCAGTCGCGCAGCGCCGCCAGCGGCAGCAGGGCCAAACGCAGTCGGCCGCGGCAGCCGACCGCGGAGCCGGCGAACAGATCCTCGTCGTGGCGGGTGTCGATTTCCAGCCAATCGATGCCCTGGCTGTGCGCGACCTCCTGCGCGCGCAGCTCGATCTCCGGTTCGATGCAGCCGCCGCTGAGCCAGCCGACCTGGCCGCCGCGGGCGCCGAACAAGGCCATCGCCGCCGGCCGTACATAGGTCGAGCCCTGGGTTTCCAGCACCACCGCGAGCGCTGCGGGATCGCCGCGCGCGGCCGCGGCAGCGCTGGCTTCGAGCACCGCGCGCGCGCCACCGGGCGCGCTGCGCTGCGGGATGGTCGGGTCCGGCGAATCGGCCATGCGGGGCTCGCGCAGGCGAAGTTGGCCGAGTCTAGAACGATCTGTGCGCCGGCCGCACGCGGCGCGGCGATGCTGCGCCGCGGCAGGCAGTTTTGGGCAAGCGCCGCCCGCGCGCGCGAGGCCTGCGCCCAAGCGCGTTCGGCCGCGCCGCCGTCGGCCGCGCACGGCCTGCGCGGCGTTCGCACGCGCAGAATCCGGCAAGCGCCCGCGCGACGCCGGTGCGCCGGCGCATCGTCCTTTGGTCGCAGGACGCGCGCGCCGATATGGCGGCTGCGATGTTTGCGGAGTAGGCTCGGGCGACCCCAGCCGCCGCGAGGGATTCCGATGAAGCTCAACGTCAACGGCCGCGAGCACGAGATCGACGCGCCGCCGGACATGCCCCTGCTGTGGGCGCTGCGCGACCTGATGCACCTCACCGGCACCAAGTTCGGCTGCGGCATCGCCCAGTGCGGCGCCTGCACCGTGCACGTCGACGGCGCTCCGCGCCGCGCCTGCGTGACGCCGGTGTCCAGCGTCGAAGGCAAGACCATCGTCACCATCGAGGGACTGTCGCCCGACGGCAGCCACCCGGTGCAACGCGCCTGGGCCGAGGTCGACGTGGTCCAGTGCGGCTATTGCCAGTCCGGCCAGATCATGTCCGCCGCGGCCTTGCTGGCGAAGATTCCCGCGCCCAGCGATGCCGACATCGATCAGGCGCTGTCCGGCAACCTGTGCCGTTGCGGCACCTACCCGCGCATCCGCGCGGCGGTGAAGCGTGCGGCCGAGATCGGCAAGGCCTGACGCACAGCCCATTCCGCCGTCCCGCAGCAAGCAGCCATTACGCAGCCGATCCGCCGGCCGCTGCGCCGCAGCGATGCCGCCAGGCCGATCCGCCACGTTCAGGAGGTCGATGTGAGCACCGTTCCCGCGCCGTCGCGGCGCCAATTCCTCAAGGCCGGCGCGCTGATCGGCGGCGGCCTGGTGGTCGGTTTCGTGGTGCCCGGCGCGCGCCGATTCGCTGATGCCGCGCCGGCGCAGGCCGCGGCGGTGTCGGGCGGTTTCGCGCCCAACGCATTCCTGCGCGTCGGCGAGGACGACACCGTCACCGTGCTGCTGTCGCATTCGGAGATGGGCCAGGGCATCTGGACCGGGCTGGCGATGTTGATCGCCGAAGAACTCGACGCCGATTGGTCCAAGATCCGGGTCGAGCACGCGCCGGCGGCGCAGGCCTATGCGCATACCGCGTTCGGCATGCAGATGACCGGCGGCTCGACCAGCACCTGGTCGGAGTTCGACCGCTACCGCCAGGCCGGCGCCACCGCGCGCGCGCTGCTGGTCGCGGCCGCAGCGCAGCGTTTCGGCGTGCCGGTCGAGCAGGTGCGCACCGAGAACGGTATCGCCCTCGCCGGCGAGCGCCGCGTGCGCTACGGCGAACTCGCCGCCGACGCGGCCAAGCGGCCGGCGCCGGCGCAGCCGCCTGCGCTCAAGGACGCGAAAGACTGGAAGATCATCGGCAAGCCGACCAAGCGCCTGGACGGCCCGGAGAAGATCGATGGCCGGGCCAAGTTCGGCATGGACGTGCACTTCGACGGCCTGCTGACCGCACTGGTCGCGCGCGCGCCGGTGTTCGGCGGCACGGTCAAATCCTTCGACGCCACCGCGGCCAAGGCGGTGCCGGGCGTGCGCGACGTGGTCCAGGTGCCCAGCGGCGTGGCGGTGGTCGCCGATCATTATTGGGCGGCCAAGCTCGGCCGCGA is part of the Lysobacter firmicutimachus genome and encodes:
- a CDS encoding (2Fe-2S)-binding protein yields the protein MKLNVNGREHEIDAPPDMPLLWALRDLMHLTGTKFGCGIAQCGACTVHVDGAPRRACVTPVSSVEGKTIVTIEGLSPDGSHPVQRAWAEVDVVQCGYCQSGQIMSAAALLAKIPAPSDADIDQALSGNLCRCGTYPRIRAAVKRAAEIGKA
- a CDS encoding nucleotidyltransferase family protein, translating into MPHVAVVLGAGGSRRLGRPKQLLTRAGEPLLRRAARLGLASGAARTVVVLGAAHELMTVALSGLDVERVLNPDWQDGLAGSLRCAARALGVHAASVLVLGCDQPALASDHLRRLLQGAATAASGCAATVHGDGADPGAALATTAQAIAAGMATVAAPKRPGTTVTPPPIAAVLGMPAVLSPALWREAAHLHGDRGFGGALRRLPAGSVWRLQAPELQHDLDTPDDLALATARGWIDAPMA
- a CDS encoding XdhC family protein, with the protein product MADSPDPTIPQRSAPGGARAVLEASAAAAARGDPAALAVVLETQGSTYVRPAAMALFGARGGQVGWLSGGCIEPEIELRAQEVAHSQGIDWLEIDTRHDEDLFAGSAVGCRGRLRLALLPLAALRDWPVLVDEWRRGHGDLRLEIRGDGALRAAVGDERLRWTLPVNTPPWPGAATAAWSLEVAAPPSVLVLGAGPETPALLPLLRTLGWMTTLVERRPRWTGLAALADHAVERGPAQALALARPHDAAVVMHHHFELDREALEQLGGSPSGQAIGFVGLLGPLARRDDLFRVLPASARDSLSPRLHAPIGLPLGGHGPEAIALSVVAQLQRHRHGGD